Proteins encoded together in one Candidatus Nitrosocaldus cavascurensis window:
- a CDS encoding putative RNA uridine N3 methyltransferase, translating into MLSVAIPDSSLADESTLREKSIKASRIARVLAIFGVEFVLIYRDTSADYSKDGMLLKLILEFMDTPQYLRKRLYGRMRELRYAGLFPPLKAPHHKPYVRMDEVKVDDVRQGVVVRRMRDGYYVDVGLDEPVLLEHADKVKVGERVSVIFTSPYPDLRCRIAREGEIKGYWGYHVRYAGTASDLLKGLSSKKKGGESLAIITSKLGRPVREIEHDIAMARDIMLIFGSPYKDVYEIAGNVRIDMLTYNFFPMQKVESVRLEEAILGCLAVVNYIKS; encoded by the coding sequence ATGCTAAGTGTGGCAATACCAGACTCAAGCCTTGCTGATGAGAGTACTCTAAGGGAGAAGAGCATAAAGGCATCAAGGATTGCTAGAGTGTTAGCAATATTTGGCGTAGAGTTTGTGTTGATATACAGGGATACAAGTGCAGATTACAGCAAGGATGGTATGCTCTTGAAGCTCATCCTTGAGTTCATGGATACCCCTCAATACCTAAGGAAGAGGCTTTATGGAAGGATGAGGGAGTTGAGGTATGCTGGGCTCTTCCCCCCATTGAAGGCACCACACCATAAACCATACGTGAGGATGGATGAGGTTAAGGTTGATGATGTAAGGCAGGGTGTAGTAGTAAGGAGGATGAGGGATGGATACTATGTTGATGTTGGGCTTGATGAGCCTGTACTGCTCGAGCATGCAGATAAGGTTAAGGTAGGGGAGAGGGTCTCAGTGATATTCACATCCCCATATCCAGATTTAAGGTGTAGGATAGCAAGGGAGGGCGAGATAAAGGGTTATTGGGGTTATCATGTAAGGTATGCTGGTACTGCTAGTGATCTTCTGAAGGGTTTGAGTAGCAAGAAGAAGGGTGGAGAGAGCCTTGCTATAATCACATCCAAGTTAGGAAGACCTGTAAGGGAGATAGAGCATGATATTGCAATGGCAAGGGATATAATGCTCATCTTCGGCTCCCCGTACAAGGATGTGTATGAGATCGCTGGTAATGTAAGGATAGATATGCTTACATACAACTTCTTCCCCATGCAGAAGGTTGAGAGTGTTAGACTTGAAGAAGCAATACTTGGATGCCTTGCAGTTGTAAATTACATAAAATCTTAG
- the glyA gene encoding serine hydroxymethyltransferase, producing the protein MADSDSSNNNNSSNGNSGSSSSRRRSKSSILDLVLKHEGYRSRCINLIASENVTSHAVRVLLSSDLMHRYSLRMFADSANFYRGTRYIEQVVEYADSIARELFDARYADVRPISGHICSLAVLMHLSRSYDSIMVLSMDAGGYPGYMDKYMPSRFMLKVHSIPYDHANMCIDVDACIARIHELKPRLVIIAPSVITFHTPLEGIARACRDVGSMLVYDASHLLGLVAGDAFPNPLDEGASILMGSTHKSLPGPQGGLILADRDDGYGLGDNIQLKVIDNPHFNRIAALALALEEMLAFGRDYAMQVVRNAKALAKALDEYGVEVRRRARDGQYTETHQVLLNLKHEHRDRLVRILEDVNIIVDSMLRLGTCEVTRRGMKEDEMKSIAEMISSIYHVLEDRSKQENVINKIKKDVEYLTSRFNSIHYSFTPLI; encoded by the coding sequence ATGGCTGATAGTGATAGCAGCAATAATAATAATAGTAGTAATGGCAACAGTGGTAGTAGTAGCAGCAGAAGGAGAAGCAAGAGCAGTATACTAGACCTAGTTCTCAAGCATGAAGGATATAGGAGTAGGTGTATAAACCTCATAGCATCAGAGAATGTAACAAGCCATGCTGTTAGGGTACTACTATCAAGCGATCTGATGCACAGATACTCCCTCAGGATGTTTGCTGATAGTGCAAACTTCTACAGGGGTACAAGGTACATAGAGCAGGTAGTAGAGTATGCAGATTCCATTGCAAGGGAGTTGTTTGACGCAAGGTACGCTGATGTAAGACCAATATCTGGGCATATATGCTCCTTAGCAGTGCTCATGCATCTAAGCAGGAGTTATGATAGTATAATGGTACTCAGCATGGATGCTGGAGGCTATCCTGGATACATGGATAAATATATGCCATCTAGGTTTATGCTCAAGGTGCACAGTATACCATATGATCATGCAAACATGTGCATAGATGTTGATGCATGTATAGCAAGGATACATGAGTTGAAGCCTAGGCTTGTTATCATAGCCCCTTCAGTGATAACATTCCATACACCCCTTGAGGGTATAGCAAGGGCATGTAGAGATGTAGGCTCTATGCTTGTATATGATGCATCTCATCTGCTTGGACTTGTAGCAGGGGATGCATTCCCAAATCCATTGGATGAGGGTGCAAGCATATTGATGGGAAGTACGCATAAATCGCTTCCAGGACCTCAAGGAGGGTTGATACTTGCAGATAGGGATGATGGTTATGGGTTGGGAGATAACATACAACTAAAGGTTATAGATAATCCACACTTCAACAGGATAGCAGCACTTGCCCTTGCTCTAGAGGAGATGCTTGCATTTGGTAGAGATTATGCTATGCAGGTTGTTAGGAATGCTAAAGCATTGGCAAAGGCTCTAGATGAGTATGGTGTTGAGGTTAGGAGGAGGGCTAGAGATGGTCAGTACACAGAGACACACCAAGTGCTCCTTAACCTTAAGCATGAGCATAGAGATAGATTGGTTAGGATCCTTGAGGATGTAAATATAATTGTTGATAGCATGCTCAGGCTAGGTACATGTGAGGTTACAAGACGAGGGATGAAGGAGGATGAGATGAAGAGCATAGCGGAGATGATATCAAGCATATATCATGTGCTTGAAGATAGATCGAAGCAAGAGAATGTGATAAATAAAATCAAGAAGGATGTTGAGTATCTAACCTCTCGCTTCAATAGCATACATTACTCATTTACTCCTCTAATCTGA
- the psmA gene encoding archaeal proteasome endopeptidase complex subunit alpha — translation MLPAAAGYDRAITVFSPDGRLYQVEYAIETVRRGTLAIGIKSKDGVVLAAEERAKKLQVHTMTQKIFQVDEHIGVAAAGYIPDARIQVDHARVMAQSNRLVYDEAADVETIAKNIADLAQQFTQYAGVRPYGVSLIIGGVDRNGGSIFVTDPSGTYLAYNAIAIGAGSDQVNDLLEKVYREDMSLDDACVLAIQAIYHVSEDKSGTKHIKMAVIDNKSRKMRRLTEEEVAKYAEIARSRGPVTQ, via the coding sequence GTGTTACCAGCAGCAGCAGGATATGATAGAGCGATAACAGTATTCTCCCCAGATGGTAGACTATACCAGGTTGAGTACGCTATAGAGACTGTAAGGAGAGGTACTCTAGCGATAGGGATAAAGAGCAAGGATGGTGTAGTGCTTGCAGCAGAGGAGAGGGCAAAGAAGTTACAGGTTCATACTATGACGCAGAAGATATTCCAGGTTGATGAGCATATCGGTGTTGCAGCGGCAGGCTACATCCCAGATGCAAGGATCCAAGTTGATCATGCTAGGGTTATGGCACAGAGTAACAGGCTTGTGTATGACGAAGCAGCAGATGTTGAGACCATAGCAAAGAACATTGCTGACCTTGCACAGCAGTTCACACAGTATGCTGGTGTTAGGCCATATGGAGTATCATTGATAATAGGAGGGGTTGATAGGAATGGAGGTAGCATATTCGTTACAGATCCAAGTGGTACATACCTAGCATACAATGCAATTGCTATAGGTGCTGGTTCAGATCAGGTTAATGATCTGCTAGAGAAGGTGTATAGAGAGGATATGAGTCTAGATGATGCATGTGTTCTAGCCATACAGGCAATATACCATGTCAGCGAGGATAAGAGTGGTACCAAGCATATAAAGATGGCTGTCATAGATAACAAGAGTAGGAAGATGCGCAGGTTAACAGAAGAGGAGGTTGCAAAGTACGCAGAGATTGCAAGGAGTCGTGGTCCAGTAACGCAATAA
- a CDS encoding DUF371 domain-containing protein yields the protein MHEVTITFHGHRNVRALHRSTIEVTRDEHLTTRGDCIVGVKADKACRDLNALIGDIIRDDGREVRFTILVRGMEWRFTAKGCRMLTLEDDRSIVIRKSRYVCPRTLAIMSNASAIDMPREMVKMLMDESTRGLMIIEC from the coding sequence GTGCATGAGGTAACCATAACGTTCCATGGGCATAGGAATGTTAGAGCATTGCATAGAAGCACCATAGAGGTTACAAGGGATGAGCATCTTACAACTAGAGGAGATTGTATAGTTGGGGTTAAGGCAGATAAGGCATGTAGAGACCTTAACGCTCTGATAGGTGATATTATAAGGGATGATGGTAGAGAGGTAAGGTTCACCATACTCGTTAGGGGCATGGAATGGAGGTTCACCGCTAAAGGATGCAGGATGCTTACACTTGAGGATGATCGCTCTATTGTTATAAGGAAGAGCAGGTATGTATGCCCAAGGACCCTTGCCATAATGAGTAATGCATCTGCAATAGATATGCCAAGGGAGATGGTTAAGATGTTAATGGATGAGAGTACTAGAGGTTTGATGATAATAGAGTGTTGA
- the purE gene encoding 5-(carboxyamino)imidazole ribonucleotide mutase gives MGDVSSISRKNARVAVIMGSDSDLEVMKDACAFLDELNVAYEVSIVSAHRTPERMYDYAKSARERGIEVIIAAAGGAAHLPGMVASLTTLPVIGVPIKSATLNGLDSLLSIVQMPPGVPVATVAINGARNAAILACEILAIKDQDVAMRLERYKSEMRDKVLDAATRLEGMGYKAYLEQKGSTQH, from the coding sequence ATGGGTGATGTTAGCAGTATAAGCAGAAAGAATGCAAGGGTTGCAGTTATAATGGGCAGTGATTCAGACCTTGAGGTTATGAAGGATGCCTGTGCCTTCTTGGATGAACTTAACGTTGCTTATGAGGTTAGCATAGTCTCTGCCCATAGAACACCAGAGCGTATGTATGATTATGCAAAGAGCGCTAGAGAGAGAGGTATAGAGGTTATAATAGCTGCTGCTGGAGGAGCAGCCCATCTACCTGGTATGGTTGCATCTTTAACAACACTACCAGTTATAGGCGTGCCTATAAAGTCTGCTACCCTTAACGGGCTAGACTCACTACTCTCTATAGTGCAGATGCCCCCAGGTGTGCCAGTTGCAACAGTAGCCATAAATGGTGCAAGGAATGCTGCCATTCTAGCATGCGAGATATTAGCAATCAAGGATCAGGATGTAGCGATGAGGTTAGAGAGATACAAGAGTGAGATGAGGGATAAGGTACTTGATGCAGCAACAAGGCTAGAGGGTATGGGTTACAAGGCATATCTTGAACAGAAGGGATCTACACAGCATTGA
- a CDS encoding 5-(carboxyamino)imidazole ribonucleotide synthase, whose amino-acid sequence MKNPLSIGIVGGGQLGKMLAMEAKRLSMRVNVLDPSDDCPASMLADELIVARFNDAEAIERLASMSDAVTYEIELADADILASLERKGYKVRPPAHALRIVQDKFMQKYMLSKSGIPVAESFSVNSIDDLHSIARSIGYPVMLKVKRGGYDGRGNLLVKGYDDATNDRIARFVASRGGWDSVYVERFIPFIKEVSVIVARSSKEEVVAYPVAENVHDDGILDTSMVPARIPEELAYKAKRVAMDVIQALDGIGVFGVEMFVTKSNGKSSNNSNNISNGDDDSDGDGYSILVNEVAPRVHNTGHYSIEACNVSQFEQHIRAVLDLPLIEPRMVCKAAVMINILGDDGINGYYAIDGIERIMCMDARIHIYGKRSNKGRRKLGHITLLGDDLDDLLKSAMQIRSALRLVSV is encoded by the coding sequence ATGAAGAACCCTCTTAGTATAGGTATAGTTGGAGGAGGCCAGTTGGGCAAGATGCTTGCAATGGAGGCTAAGAGGTTAAGCATGAGGGTAAATGTACTCGATCCCTCAGATGATTGCCCAGCATCAATGCTTGCTGATGAGTTGATAGTAGCAAGGTTCAACGATGCAGAAGCGATTGAGAGGTTAGCAAGTATGAGTGATGCTGTAACATACGAGATAGAGTTGGCAGATGCAGATATACTTGCTAGTCTAGAGAGGAAGGGGTACAAGGTTAGGCCTCCAGCACATGCTCTAAGGATAGTTCAGGATAAGTTCATGCAGAAGTATATGCTAAGCAAGAGCGGTATACCAGTTGCAGAGTCATTCTCAGTAAATAGCATAGATGATCTTCACTCCATAGCAAGGAGCATAGGGTATCCTGTGATGTTAAAGGTTAAGAGGGGAGGTTACGATGGTAGAGGGAACTTGCTGGTTAAAGGTTATGATGATGCTACCAACGATAGGATAGCAAGGTTCGTTGCTTCTAGGGGAGGATGGGACTCTGTATACGTTGAGAGGTTCATCCCTTTCATAAAGGAGGTATCAGTAATAGTTGCTAGGAGTAGCAAGGAAGAGGTTGTAGCATACCCTGTTGCTGAGAATGTACATGATGATGGTATACTAGATACAAGTATGGTGCCAGCAAGGATACCAGAGGAGTTGGCCTATAAGGCAAAGAGAGTAGCGATGGATGTTATACAGGCACTTGATGGCATTGGGGTGTTTGGTGTTGAGATGTTCGTTACAAAGAGCAATGGTAAGAGTAGTAATAACAGTAATAACATTAGCAATGGAGATGATGATAGCGATGGTGATGGATACTCCATACTGGTGAATGAAGTAGCGCCAAGGGTGCATAACACAGGCCATTATAGTATAGAGGCATGCAACGTATCCCAGTTTGAGCAGCATATAAGGGCAGTTCTAGATCTACCATTGATAGAGCCTAGGATGGTATGCAAGGCAGCAGTTATGATCAACATACTTGGGGATGATGGTATAAATGGTTACTATGCTATAGATGGTATAGAGAGGATTATGTGCATGGATGCAAGGATCCATATATATGGGAAGAGGAGCAACAAGGGGAGGAGAAAGTTGGGGCATATAACCCTACTTGGTGATGATCTTGATGATCTATTGAAGAGTGCCATGCAGATCAGGTCAGCCTTAAGGCTTGTAAGTGTATGA